In Lodderomyces elongisporus chromosome 1, complete sequence, a genomic segment contains:
- a CDS encoding uncharacterized protein (BUSCO:EOG09265DRM), translating to MSEVKPVKLSKKEQKSKQFRKSKEEREAAKLEKQESKKRKLEQQEEKAEEKASSGLNDTVNTKKEGKEEKEIGGNSSKDKSLDAVSEGDEPVKKKRKTRRGKKGRGTIVNEDETVTKKAPRFILFVGNLPFDIQQAELIAHFSKCSPDRIRIRSDKGIAFLEFDSDTKDIQSKMELALKLHHTEIRQRRINVELTVGGGGNSETRKEKLKQKNEKAHELRQLRRAEEEKKKKEKSKVSEKDLGGIHPSRAQLMK from the coding sequence ATGTCTGAAGTAAAGCCTGTCAAGTTGTCCAAAAAGGAGCAAAAATCCAAGCAGTTTCGTAAAAGTAAAGAGGAAAGGGAAGCTGCCAAACTCGAGAAACAAGAGTCcaaaaagaggaaactAGAGcagcaagaagaaaaagcagaGGAAAAAGCCTCCTCTGGGTTAAATGATACAGTGaatacaaagaaagaaggaaaagaagaaaaagagatagGAGGAAATTCATCAAAAGATAAGCTGTTAGATGCTGTTTCAGAGGGCGACGAGccagtaaagaaaaaacgcAAAACCAGACGAggcaaaaaaggaagaggtACTATTGTTAATGAAGATGAGACAGTGACAAAAAAGGCACCCAGGTTTATATTATTTGTTGGTAATCTTCCCTTTGACATACAGCAAGCTGAACTTATAGCTCATTTCTCGAAATGTTCACCTGATAGGATTAGGATACGATCTGATAAAGGAATAGCATTTCTTGAGTTTGACAGTGATACAAAGGATATTCAGAGTAAGATGGAGTTGGCATTGAAGTTGCACCACACGGAAATTCGACAGCGAAGAATTAACGTTGAATTGAccgttggtggtggtggtaattCGGAGaccagaaaagaaaagttgaaacaaaagaatgaaaaggCACACGAATTAAGACAATTGAGAAGGGCCgaggaagagaagaagaaaaaagagaagagcaAAGTTAGTGAGAAGGATTTGGGTGGTATCCATCCTTCAAGAGCACAATTGATGAagtag
- the RAC1 gene encoding Rho GTPase protein rac1 has protein sequence MRSIKSVVVGDGGVGKTCLLISYTTNTFPNDYIPTVFDNYSASVLIDGEPIKLGLWDTAGQSEYDRLRPLSYPQTEIFLCCFSVVSPDSFQDVKQKWIPEILHHSPKDILILLIGTKIDLRDDLHVVDELAYKNFKPITYDQGCKLAKEIGAVRYMECSAATQVGVKEIFDFAIRAVLDPPNSQSKDYITSDALGGSHNNNGNGSSTSGGGVGGGGSGGGSGSGGGVFGSKSGGSGGNNGKNITKRRKIRKAKKCTIL, from the coding sequence ATGAGAAGCATAAAGTCAGTGGTAGTGGGTGATGGTGGAGTCGGAAAGACTTGTCTCCTAATTTCATACACAACAAACACATTTCCCAACGACTATATCCCCACCGTATTTGACAACTACTCGGCATCTGTCTTGATAGACGGAGAACCAATAAAGCTAGGATTGTGGGATACTGCTGGCCAGTCCGAATACGACAGATTAAGACCATTATCATACCCTCAAACAGAAATATTCTTGTGTTGCTTCTCAGTCGTGAGTCCGGACTCATTCCAGGATGTCAAGCAGAAATGGATACCTGAAATCTTACACCATTCACCCAAAGACATTCTCATTCTACTCATAGGCACCAAAATCGACTTGAGAGACGATCTCCATGTTGTTGACGAGTTGGCATACAAGAACTTCAAACCAATAACTTACGACCAAGGTTGTAAATTGGCCAAGGAGATTGGTGCAGTGAGATATATGGAGTGTTCAGCAGCAACACAGGTGGGTGTCAAGGAAATCTTTGATTTCGCTATAAGAGCAGTATTAGATCCGCCCAATTCACAAAGTAAAGATTACATAACTAGTGATGCACTCGGAGGACTGCATAACAATAATGGCAACGGCAGCAGTACAAgcggtggtggtgttggtggtggcggAAGCGGAGGTGGAAGCGGCAGTGGTGGTGGAGTGTTTGGTTCCAAAAGTGGAGGCCTGGGTGGTAACAATGGGAAGAACATaacaaagagaagaaagattaGAAAGGCTAAGAAGTGTACTATATTGTAA